A portion of the Oncorhynchus gorbuscha isolate QuinsamMale2020 ecotype Even-year linkage group LG07, OgorEven_v1.0, whole genome shotgun sequence genome contains these proteins:
- the LOC124039906 gene encoding mediator of RNA polymerase II transcription subunit 24 isoform X1, which yields MKVVNLKQAILQAWKERWSDYQWAINIKKNFPKGATWDYLNLAEALMEQAMIGPSPNPLILSYLKYAISSQMVSYSNVLLAISKFDDFSRELCVKSLLEIMDMFCHRLSCHGKAEECIGLCRALLGVVVWLLTGCACYCERLRELGPSASTEANLRACLERLRELVNSQKNRALVHIARLEDQASWTNVEQALIKVTEGLNSLTNQTLRGKLEECISLVKSIPTILSEQSDPPHHSLFPSVHAFIMLEGTMNLTGETQPLVEQLMMIKRMQRIPAPLFVLEIWKACFTGLIESPEGTEELKWTAFTFLKIPQVLLRLKKYPQGEKVQQDFMDDVNIAFEYLLKLTPLLDKADQRCNCDCLSMLLQECNKLSLLSDSNTTNLTSKREYAPRLKTAENANIQPNPGLILRAEPTVTNILKTVDADHSKSPEGLLGVLGHMLSGKSLDLLLAAAAATGKLKSFARKFIKLNEFPKHISGEGSKSASVRALLFDISFLMLCHVVQTYGSEVILSDPSPSGETPFFETWLQTCMPEEGKTLNPDHPCFRPESGKVESLVALLNNSSEMKLVQMKWHEICLSTPAAILEVLNAWENGVLSVEAVQKITDNIKGKVCSMAICAVAWLVAHVRMLGLDEREKPQTMIRQLMTPLYGENTLQFYNERVVIMSSILENMCADVFQQTGLALRPPMEGQEPIPYRNLLSAKEPIHEALRKQFRSVLWKGWVDSGALHLFESLLHTGGVFWFTNNLVKELLKETRQEWANRVVELLYSIFCLDTQQITLTLLGHILPNLLTDSAHWHSLADPPGKALAKLSVWCALSSFSTHHKGQASARQRKRQREDIEDYSSLFPLDDTQPSKLMRLLSSNEDEPVVLSSPGDRSMSTSLSASQLHTVNMRDPLNRVLANLFLLISSILGSKTAGPHTQFVQSFMEECVECLEQGSRGSILQFMPFTMVSELVKLPALAKPRVVLGITDLTLPLGRRVAAKAISAL from the exons ATGAAGGTGGTCAATTTGAAACAAGCCATCCTCCAGGCTTGGAAGGAGCGCTGGAGCGACTATCAATGGGCCATCAACATAAAAAAGAACTTCCCAAAGGGAGCCACATGGGACTACCTCAACTTGGCAG AGGCTCTCATGGAGCAGGCAATGATTGGCCCTTCTCCCAACCCACTCATCTTGTCCTACCTCAAGTATGCCATCAGTTCCCAG ATGGTCTCTTATTCAAATGTTCTCTTAGCCATCAGTAAG TTTGATGACTTCTCCAGAGAGCTCTGCGTCAAGTCCCTGTTGGAGATCATGGACATGTTCTGCCACCGTCTCAG CTGCCACGGGAAGGCGGAGGAGTGCATCGGGCTGTGCCGGGCCCTTCTGGGTGTGGTAGTGTGGCTCCTGACGGGCTGCGCCTGCTACTGCGAGAGGCTCAGGGAGCTGGGGCCGTCGGCCAGCACAGAAGCCAACCTGAGGGCCTGCCTGGAGAGGCTAAGGGAGTTGGTGAACAGCCAGAAGAACAGGGCCCTAGTCCACATCGCTCGCCTGGAGGACCAAG CTTCCTGGACCAATGTGGAGCAAGCTTTGATCAAAGTGACAGAGGGGCTCAACAGTCTGACCAATCAGACACTGAGAGGCAAGCTGGAGGAGTGCATATCATTGGTGAAGAG TATTCCTACGATTCTGTCTGAACAGTCAGACCCCCCGCACCACTCGTTGTTCCCGTCGGTCCACGCCTTCATCATGCTGGAAGGAACCATGAACCTGACAGGGGAGACTCAGCCACTGGTGGAGCAGCTCATGATGATCAAGAGGATGCAG CGTATCCCTGCGCCGCTCTTTGTGTTGGAGATCTGGAAGGCGTGTTTCACTGGCCTCATCGAGTCACCAGAGGGCACCGAGGAACTCAAGTGGACCGCCTTCACCTTCCTTAAG ATCCCCCAGGTTCTCCTCAGGCTAAAGAAGTATCCCCAGGGTGAGAAGGTACAG CAGGACTTCATGGATGACGTGAACATTGCCTTTGAGTACCTGCTGAAGCTCACACCACTGCTGGACAAGGCGGACCAGAGATGCAA CTGCGACTGTCTAAGTATGCTACTGCAGGAGTGCAACAAGCTGTCTCTCCTGTCGGACTCCAACACGACCAACCTCACTTCTAAACG GGAGTATGCGCCACGGCTAAAGACTGCAGAAAACGCCAACATTCAGCCCAACCCAGGCCTCATCCTGCGAGCCGAGCCCACTGTCACCAACATCCTCAAG ACGGTGGACGCAGACCACTCCAAGTCTCCAGAGGGCCTTCTGGGGGTGCTGGGACACATGCTCTCTGGGAAGAGCCTGGACCTCCTCCTGGCTGCTGCCGCAGCCACGGGAAAACTCAAGTCCTTCGCCCGGAAGTTCATCAA GCTGAATGAGTTTCCGAAGCACATCAGTGGAGAAGGAT CCAAGTCGGCCTCAGTGCGAGCCCTGCTGTTCGACATCTCCTTCCTCATGCTGTGTCACGTGGTGCAGACCTACGGATCAGAG GTGATCCTGTCGGATCCCAGCCCCTCGGGGGAGACCCCGTTCTTTGAGACGTGGCTGCAAACCTGCATGCCAGAAGAGGGCAAGACCCTGAATCCAGACCACCCCTGCTTCAGGCCCGAGTCTGGCAAGGTGGAGAGCCTGGTGGCCCTCCTCAACAACTCATCTGAGATGAAGCTAGT TCAGATGAAATGGCACGAGATTTGCCTCAGCACGCCGGCAGCCATCTTGGAGGTGTTGAATGCCTGGGAGAATGGCGTGCTCTCTGTGGAGGCTGTACAG AAGATAACAGACAACATCAAGGGCAAGGTATGCAGCATGGCTATCTGTGCTGTGGCCTGGCTGGTAGCCCATGTGAGGATGCTGGGCCTGGATGAGAGGGAGAAGCCCCAGACCATGATCCGCCAGCTCATGACCCCGCTGTATGGGGAGAATACTCTGCAGTTCTACAATGAACG GGTGGTGATCATGAGTTCCATCCTGGAGAACATGTGTGCTGATGTGTTCCAGCAGACAGGCCTGGCCCTGCGGCCGCCCATGGAGGGCCAGGAACCCATCCCCTACCGCAACCTGCTCTCGGCCAAGGAGCCCATCCATGAGGCCCTCCGCAAGCAATTCCGCTCTGTGCTGTGGAAGGGCTGGGTGGACAGCGGCGCGCTACACCTCTTTGAGAGCCTGCTGCACACAGGAGGGGTGTTCTGGTTCACCAACAACCTGGTCAAG GAGCTGCTGAAGGAGACTCGCCAGGAGTGGGCCAACCGGGTGGTGGAACTGCTCTACAGCATCTTCTGCCTGGACACCCAGCAGATCACTCTCACCCTGCTGGGCCACATCCTGCCCAACCTGCTCACAGACTCCGCCCACTGGCACAGCCTGGCAGACCCGCCCGGCAAGGCCTTGGCCAA GCTGTCTGTATGGTGTGCTCTCAGTTCCTTCTCCACTCACCACAAAGGCCAGGCCTCAGCTCGACAACGCAAGAGGCAACGGGAGGATATCGAG GACTACAGTAGCTTGTTCCCTCTAGACGATACGCAGCCCTCAAAGCTCATGCGTCTGCTCAGCTCCAACGAGGACGAGCCGGTGGTCCTTTCTAGTCCAG GTGACCGGTCCATGTCCACCTCCCTGTCGGCCTCCCAGCTCCACACGGTCAACATGAGGGACCCTCTCAACCGCGTCCTAG
- the LOC124039906 gene encoding mediator of RNA polymerase II transcription subunit 24 isoform X2, whose protein sequence is MKVVNLKQAILQAWKERWSDYQWAINIKKNFPKGATWDYLNLAEALMEQAMIGPSPNPLILSYLKYAISSQMVSYSNVLLAISKFDDFSRELCVKSLLEIMDMFCHRLSCHGKAEECIGLCRALLGVVVWLLTGCACYCERLRELGPSASTEANLRACLERLRELVNSQKNRALVHIARLEDQASWTNVEQALIKVTEGLNSLTNQTLRGKLEECISLVKSIPTILSEQSDPPHHSLFPSVHAFIMLEGTMNLTGETQPLVEQLMMIKRMQRIPAPLFVLEIWKACFTGLIESPEGTEELKWTAFTFLKIPQVLLRLKKYPQGEKVQDFMDDVNIAFEYLLKLTPLLDKADQRCNCDCLSMLLQECNKLSLLSDSNTTNLTSKREYAPRLKTAENANIQPNPGLILRAEPTVTNILKTVDADHSKSPEGLLGVLGHMLSGKSLDLLLAAAAATGKLKSFARKFIKLNEFPKHISGEGSKSASVRALLFDISFLMLCHVVQTYGSEVILSDPSPSGETPFFETWLQTCMPEEGKTLNPDHPCFRPESGKVESLVALLNNSSEMKLVQMKWHEICLSTPAAILEVLNAWENGVLSVEAVQKITDNIKGKVCSMAICAVAWLVAHVRMLGLDEREKPQTMIRQLMTPLYGENTLQFYNERVVIMSSILENMCADVFQQTGLALRPPMEGQEPIPYRNLLSAKEPIHEALRKQFRSVLWKGWVDSGALHLFESLLHTGGVFWFTNNLVKELLKETRQEWANRVVELLYSIFCLDTQQITLTLLGHILPNLLTDSAHWHSLADPPGKALAKLSVWCALSSFSTHHKGQASARQRKRQREDIEDYSSLFPLDDTQPSKLMRLLSSNEDEPVVLSSPGDRSMSTSLSASQLHTVNMRDPLNRVLANLFLLISSILGSKTAGPHTQFVQSFMEECVECLEQGSRGSILQFMPFTMVSELVKLPALAKPRVVLGITDLTLPLGRRVAAKAISAL, encoded by the exons ATGAAGGTGGTCAATTTGAAACAAGCCATCCTCCAGGCTTGGAAGGAGCGCTGGAGCGACTATCAATGGGCCATCAACATAAAAAAGAACTTCCCAAAGGGAGCCACATGGGACTACCTCAACTTGGCAG AGGCTCTCATGGAGCAGGCAATGATTGGCCCTTCTCCCAACCCACTCATCTTGTCCTACCTCAAGTATGCCATCAGTTCCCAG ATGGTCTCTTATTCAAATGTTCTCTTAGCCATCAGTAAG TTTGATGACTTCTCCAGAGAGCTCTGCGTCAAGTCCCTGTTGGAGATCATGGACATGTTCTGCCACCGTCTCAG CTGCCACGGGAAGGCGGAGGAGTGCATCGGGCTGTGCCGGGCCCTTCTGGGTGTGGTAGTGTGGCTCCTGACGGGCTGCGCCTGCTACTGCGAGAGGCTCAGGGAGCTGGGGCCGTCGGCCAGCACAGAAGCCAACCTGAGGGCCTGCCTGGAGAGGCTAAGGGAGTTGGTGAACAGCCAGAAGAACAGGGCCCTAGTCCACATCGCTCGCCTGGAGGACCAAG CTTCCTGGACCAATGTGGAGCAAGCTTTGATCAAAGTGACAGAGGGGCTCAACAGTCTGACCAATCAGACACTGAGAGGCAAGCTGGAGGAGTGCATATCATTGGTGAAGAG TATTCCTACGATTCTGTCTGAACAGTCAGACCCCCCGCACCACTCGTTGTTCCCGTCGGTCCACGCCTTCATCATGCTGGAAGGAACCATGAACCTGACAGGGGAGACTCAGCCACTGGTGGAGCAGCTCATGATGATCAAGAGGATGCAG CGTATCCCTGCGCCGCTCTTTGTGTTGGAGATCTGGAAGGCGTGTTTCACTGGCCTCATCGAGTCACCAGAGGGCACCGAGGAACTCAAGTGGACCGCCTTCACCTTCCTTAAG ATCCCCCAGGTTCTCCTCAGGCTAAAGAAGTATCCCCAGGGTGAGAAGGTACAG GACTTCATGGATGACGTGAACATTGCCTTTGAGTACCTGCTGAAGCTCACACCACTGCTGGACAAGGCGGACCAGAGATGCAA CTGCGACTGTCTAAGTATGCTACTGCAGGAGTGCAACAAGCTGTCTCTCCTGTCGGACTCCAACACGACCAACCTCACTTCTAAACG GGAGTATGCGCCACGGCTAAAGACTGCAGAAAACGCCAACATTCAGCCCAACCCAGGCCTCATCCTGCGAGCCGAGCCCACTGTCACCAACATCCTCAAG ACGGTGGACGCAGACCACTCCAAGTCTCCAGAGGGCCTTCTGGGGGTGCTGGGACACATGCTCTCTGGGAAGAGCCTGGACCTCCTCCTGGCTGCTGCCGCAGCCACGGGAAAACTCAAGTCCTTCGCCCGGAAGTTCATCAA GCTGAATGAGTTTCCGAAGCACATCAGTGGAGAAGGAT CCAAGTCGGCCTCAGTGCGAGCCCTGCTGTTCGACATCTCCTTCCTCATGCTGTGTCACGTGGTGCAGACCTACGGATCAGAG GTGATCCTGTCGGATCCCAGCCCCTCGGGGGAGACCCCGTTCTTTGAGACGTGGCTGCAAACCTGCATGCCAGAAGAGGGCAAGACCCTGAATCCAGACCACCCCTGCTTCAGGCCCGAGTCTGGCAAGGTGGAGAGCCTGGTGGCCCTCCTCAACAACTCATCTGAGATGAAGCTAGT TCAGATGAAATGGCACGAGATTTGCCTCAGCACGCCGGCAGCCATCTTGGAGGTGTTGAATGCCTGGGAGAATGGCGTGCTCTCTGTGGAGGCTGTACAG AAGATAACAGACAACATCAAGGGCAAGGTATGCAGCATGGCTATCTGTGCTGTGGCCTGGCTGGTAGCCCATGTGAGGATGCTGGGCCTGGATGAGAGGGAGAAGCCCCAGACCATGATCCGCCAGCTCATGACCCCGCTGTATGGGGAGAATACTCTGCAGTTCTACAATGAACG GGTGGTGATCATGAGTTCCATCCTGGAGAACATGTGTGCTGATGTGTTCCAGCAGACAGGCCTGGCCCTGCGGCCGCCCATGGAGGGCCAGGAACCCATCCCCTACCGCAACCTGCTCTCGGCCAAGGAGCCCATCCATGAGGCCCTCCGCAAGCAATTCCGCTCTGTGCTGTGGAAGGGCTGGGTGGACAGCGGCGCGCTACACCTCTTTGAGAGCCTGCTGCACACAGGAGGGGTGTTCTGGTTCACCAACAACCTGGTCAAG GAGCTGCTGAAGGAGACTCGCCAGGAGTGGGCCAACCGGGTGGTGGAACTGCTCTACAGCATCTTCTGCCTGGACACCCAGCAGATCACTCTCACCCTGCTGGGCCACATCCTGCCCAACCTGCTCACAGACTCCGCCCACTGGCACAGCCTGGCAGACCCGCCCGGCAAGGCCTTGGCCAA GCTGTCTGTATGGTGTGCTCTCAGTTCCTTCTCCACTCACCACAAAGGCCAGGCCTCAGCTCGACAACGCAAGAGGCAACGGGAGGATATCGAG GACTACAGTAGCTTGTTCCCTCTAGACGATACGCAGCCCTCAAAGCTCATGCGTCTGCTCAGCTCCAACGAGGACGAGCCGGTGGTCCTTTCTAGTCCAG GTGACCGGTCCATGTCCACCTCCCTGTCGGCCTCCCAGCTCCACACGGTCAACATGAGGGACCCTCTCAACCGCGTCCTAG
- the LOC124039906 gene encoding mediator of RNA polymerase II transcription subunit 24 isoform X3 translates to MKVVNLKQAILQAWKERWSDYQWAINIKKNFPKGATWDYLNLAEALMEQAMIGPSPNPLILSYLKYAISSQMVSYSNVLLAISKFDDFSRELCVKSLLEIMDMFCHRLSCHGKAEECIGLCRALLGVVVWLLTGCACYCERLRELGPSASTEANLRACLERLRELVNSQKNRALVHIARLEDQASWTNVEQALIKVTEGLNSLTNQTLRGKLEECISLVKSIPTILSEQSDPPHHSLFPSVHAFIMLEGTMNLTGETQPLVEQLMMIKRMQRIPAPLFVLEIWKACFTGLIESPEGTEELKWTAFTFLKIPQVLLRLKKYPQGEKQDFMDDVNIAFEYLLKLTPLLDKADQRCNCDCLSMLLQECNKLSLLSDSNTTNLTSKREYAPRLKTAENANIQPNPGLILRAEPTVTNILKTVDADHSKSPEGLLGVLGHMLSGKSLDLLLAAAAATGKLKSFARKFIKLNEFPKHISGEGSKSASVRALLFDISFLMLCHVVQTYGSEVILSDPSPSGETPFFETWLQTCMPEEGKTLNPDHPCFRPESGKVESLVALLNNSSEMKLVQMKWHEICLSTPAAILEVLNAWENGVLSVEAVQKITDNIKGKVCSMAICAVAWLVAHVRMLGLDEREKPQTMIRQLMTPLYGENTLQFYNERVVIMSSILENMCADVFQQTGLALRPPMEGQEPIPYRNLLSAKEPIHEALRKQFRSVLWKGWVDSGALHLFESLLHTGGVFWFTNNLVKELLKETRQEWANRVVELLYSIFCLDTQQITLTLLGHILPNLLTDSAHWHSLADPPGKALAKLSVWCALSSFSTHHKGQASARQRKRQREDIEDYSSLFPLDDTQPSKLMRLLSSNEDEPVVLSSPGDRSMSTSLSASQLHTVNMRDPLNRVLANLFLLISSILGSKTAGPHTQFVQSFMEECVECLEQGSRGSILQFMPFTMVSELVKLPALAKPRVVLGITDLTLPLGRRVAAKAISAL, encoded by the exons ATGAAGGTGGTCAATTTGAAACAAGCCATCCTCCAGGCTTGGAAGGAGCGCTGGAGCGACTATCAATGGGCCATCAACATAAAAAAGAACTTCCCAAAGGGAGCCACATGGGACTACCTCAACTTGGCAG AGGCTCTCATGGAGCAGGCAATGATTGGCCCTTCTCCCAACCCACTCATCTTGTCCTACCTCAAGTATGCCATCAGTTCCCAG ATGGTCTCTTATTCAAATGTTCTCTTAGCCATCAGTAAG TTTGATGACTTCTCCAGAGAGCTCTGCGTCAAGTCCCTGTTGGAGATCATGGACATGTTCTGCCACCGTCTCAG CTGCCACGGGAAGGCGGAGGAGTGCATCGGGCTGTGCCGGGCCCTTCTGGGTGTGGTAGTGTGGCTCCTGACGGGCTGCGCCTGCTACTGCGAGAGGCTCAGGGAGCTGGGGCCGTCGGCCAGCACAGAAGCCAACCTGAGGGCCTGCCTGGAGAGGCTAAGGGAGTTGGTGAACAGCCAGAAGAACAGGGCCCTAGTCCACATCGCTCGCCTGGAGGACCAAG CTTCCTGGACCAATGTGGAGCAAGCTTTGATCAAAGTGACAGAGGGGCTCAACAGTCTGACCAATCAGACACTGAGAGGCAAGCTGGAGGAGTGCATATCATTGGTGAAGAG TATTCCTACGATTCTGTCTGAACAGTCAGACCCCCCGCACCACTCGTTGTTCCCGTCGGTCCACGCCTTCATCATGCTGGAAGGAACCATGAACCTGACAGGGGAGACTCAGCCACTGGTGGAGCAGCTCATGATGATCAAGAGGATGCAG CGTATCCCTGCGCCGCTCTTTGTGTTGGAGATCTGGAAGGCGTGTTTCACTGGCCTCATCGAGTCACCAGAGGGCACCGAGGAACTCAAGTGGACCGCCTTCACCTTCCTTAAG ATCCCCCAGGTTCTCCTCAGGCTAAAGAAGTATCCCCAGGGTGAGAAG CAGGACTTCATGGATGACGTGAACATTGCCTTTGAGTACCTGCTGAAGCTCACACCACTGCTGGACAAGGCGGACCAGAGATGCAA CTGCGACTGTCTAAGTATGCTACTGCAGGAGTGCAACAAGCTGTCTCTCCTGTCGGACTCCAACACGACCAACCTCACTTCTAAACG GGAGTATGCGCCACGGCTAAAGACTGCAGAAAACGCCAACATTCAGCCCAACCCAGGCCTCATCCTGCGAGCCGAGCCCACTGTCACCAACATCCTCAAG ACGGTGGACGCAGACCACTCCAAGTCTCCAGAGGGCCTTCTGGGGGTGCTGGGACACATGCTCTCTGGGAAGAGCCTGGACCTCCTCCTGGCTGCTGCCGCAGCCACGGGAAAACTCAAGTCCTTCGCCCGGAAGTTCATCAA GCTGAATGAGTTTCCGAAGCACATCAGTGGAGAAGGAT CCAAGTCGGCCTCAGTGCGAGCCCTGCTGTTCGACATCTCCTTCCTCATGCTGTGTCACGTGGTGCAGACCTACGGATCAGAG GTGATCCTGTCGGATCCCAGCCCCTCGGGGGAGACCCCGTTCTTTGAGACGTGGCTGCAAACCTGCATGCCAGAAGAGGGCAAGACCCTGAATCCAGACCACCCCTGCTTCAGGCCCGAGTCTGGCAAGGTGGAGAGCCTGGTGGCCCTCCTCAACAACTCATCTGAGATGAAGCTAGT TCAGATGAAATGGCACGAGATTTGCCTCAGCACGCCGGCAGCCATCTTGGAGGTGTTGAATGCCTGGGAGAATGGCGTGCTCTCTGTGGAGGCTGTACAG AAGATAACAGACAACATCAAGGGCAAGGTATGCAGCATGGCTATCTGTGCTGTGGCCTGGCTGGTAGCCCATGTGAGGATGCTGGGCCTGGATGAGAGGGAGAAGCCCCAGACCATGATCCGCCAGCTCATGACCCCGCTGTATGGGGAGAATACTCTGCAGTTCTACAATGAACG GGTGGTGATCATGAGTTCCATCCTGGAGAACATGTGTGCTGATGTGTTCCAGCAGACAGGCCTGGCCCTGCGGCCGCCCATGGAGGGCCAGGAACCCATCCCCTACCGCAACCTGCTCTCGGCCAAGGAGCCCATCCATGAGGCCCTCCGCAAGCAATTCCGCTCTGTGCTGTGGAAGGGCTGGGTGGACAGCGGCGCGCTACACCTCTTTGAGAGCCTGCTGCACACAGGAGGGGTGTTCTGGTTCACCAACAACCTGGTCAAG GAGCTGCTGAAGGAGACTCGCCAGGAGTGGGCCAACCGGGTGGTGGAACTGCTCTACAGCATCTTCTGCCTGGACACCCAGCAGATCACTCTCACCCTGCTGGGCCACATCCTGCCCAACCTGCTCACAGACTCCGCCCACTGGCACAGCCTGGCAGACCCGCCCGGCAAGGCCTTGGCCAA GCTGTCTGTATGGTGTGCTCTCAGTTCCTTCTCCACTCACCACAAAGGCCAGGCCTCAGCTCGACAACGCAAGAGGCAACGGGAGGATATCGAG GACTACAGTAGCTTGTTCCCTCTAGACGATACGCAGCCCTCAAAGCTCATGCGTCTGCTCAGCTCCAACGAGGACGAGCCGGTGGTCCTTTCTAGTCCAG GTGACCGGTCCATGTCCACCTCCCTGTCGGCCTCCCAGCTCCACACGGTCAACATGAGGGACCCTCTCAACCGCGTCCTAG